A genomic window from Streptomyces sp. NBC_01429 includes:
- a CDS encoding thiamine pyrophosphate-binding protein, giving the protein MPDDSQELISGGHLVAKALKAEGVEVIYTLCGGHIIDIYDGCVDEGIEVVDVRHEQVAAHAADGYARITGKPGCAVVTAGPGTTDAVTGVANAFRAESPMLLIGGQGAHSQHKMGSLQDLPHVDMMTPITKFAATVPDTARAADMVSMAFRECYHGAPGPSFLEIPRDVLDAKVPVAKARVPEAGRYRASTRSAGDPEAVETLADLLVRAEKPAILLGSQVWTTRGTDAAVELVRTLNIPAYMNGAGRGTLPPGDPHHFQLSRRYAFSHADLIVIVGTPFDFRMGYGKRLSPDATVVQIDLDYRTVGKNRDIDLGIVGDAGLVLASVTQAASGRLGGGAVKRKAWLDELRAAEQAAIEKRLPQLRSDASPIHPYRLVSEINEFLTEDSIYIGDGGDIVTFSGQVVQPKSPGHWMDPGPLGTLGVGVPFVLAAKQARPDEEVVALFGDGAFSLTGWDFETLVRYNLPFVGIVGNNSSMNQIRYGQKAKYGDERERVGNTLGDVHYDKFAQMLGGYGEEVRDPAEIAPALRRARESGLPSLINVWVDPDAYAPGTMNQTMYK; this is encoded by the coding sequence ATGCCCGACGACAGCCAGGAACTCATCTCCGGTGGTCATCTGGTCGCCAAGGCACTCAAAGCTGAGGGTGTCGAGGTCATTTACACACTCTGCGGCGGCCACATCATCGACATCTACGACGGCTGCGTCGACGAGGGCATCGAAGTCGTCGACGTGCGCCACGAGCAGGTCGCCGCGCACGCCGCCGACGGCTATGCCCGGATCACCGGCAAGCCGGGCTGCGCGGTGGTCACCGCCGGTCCCGGGACGACCGACGCCGTCACCGGTGTCGCCAACGCGTTCCGCGCCGAGTCCCCCATGCTGCTCATCGGTGGCCAAGGGGCCCACTCCCAGCACAAGATGGGGTCGCTGCAGGACCTGCCGCACGTCGACATGATGACGCCGATCACCAAGTTCGCCGCCACCGTGCCGGACACGGCGCGCGCCGCCGACATGGTGTCCATGGCCTTTCGCGAGTGCTACCACGGCGCACCGGGGCCGTCCTTCCTGGAGATCCCGCGCGATGTGCTCGACGCCAAGGTGCCGGTGGCGAAGGCCCGGGTCCCCGAGGCCGGCCGCTACCGGGCCTCGACCCGCTCGGCCGGCGACCCCGAGGCCGTCGAGACTCTCGCCGACCTGCTCGTCCGGGCCGAGAAGCCGGCGATCCTGCTCGGCAGCCAGGTCTGGACGACCCGGGGAACGGACGCCGCCGTCGAGCTGGTGCGCACCCTCAACATCCCCGCGTACATGAACGGCGCGGGGCGCGGCACCCTGCCGCCCGGCGATCCGCACCACTTCCAGCTCTCCCGGCGCTACGCGTTCTCCCACGCCGACCTCATCGTCATCGTCGGTACGCCCTTCGACTTCCGGATGGGGTACGGCAAGCGGCTCTCGCCGGACGCGACCGTCGTCCAGATCGACCTCGACTACCGTACGGTCGGCAAGAACCGGGACATCGACCTCGGCATCGTCGGTGACGCCGGGCTCGTCCTGGCCTCCGTCACCCAGGCCGCGAGCGGGCGGCTGGGCGGCGGTGCGGTCAAGCGCAAGGCGTGGCTGGACGAGCTGCGTGCCGCCGAACAGGCCGCGATCGAGAAGCGGTTGCCGCAGCTGCGTTCGGACGCCTCGCCCATTCATCCGTACCGGCTGGTCAGCGAGATCAACGAGTTTCTCACCGAGGATTCGATCTACATCGGGGACGGCGGCGACATCGTCACCTTCTCCGGGCAGGTCGTCCAGCCCAAATCACCGGGCCACTGGATGGACCCGGGCCCGCTCGGCACCCTCGGTGTCGGGGTGCCGTTCGTCCTCGCCGCCAAGCAGGCCAGGCCCGACGAGGAGGTCGTCGCCCTCTTCGGTGACGGCGCCTTCTCGCTGACCGGCTGGGACTTCGAGACGCTGGTGCGCTACAACCTGCCCTTCGTCGGCATCGTCGGCAACAACTCCTCGATGAACCAGATCCGTTACGGCCAGAAGGCCAAGTACGGCGATGAGCGCGAGCGGGTCGGGAACACCCTCGGCGACGTCCACTACGACAAGTTCGCCCAGATGCTGGGGGGTTACGGCGAGGAGGTCCGCGACCCCGCCGAGATCGCCCCCGCGCTGCGGCGGGCGCGCGAGTCCGGGCTGCCGTCGCTGATCAACGTCTGGGTGGATCCCGACGCGTACGCCCCCGGAACCATGAACCAGACCATGTACAAGTGA
- the frc gene encoding formyl-CoA transferase, whose amino-acid sequence MTSALDDPAGPKALSGVRVLDMTHVQSGPSATQLLGWLGADVVKLESPSGDITRKQLRDLPDVDSLYFTMLNCNKRSITLNTKTERGSEILTELIRRSDVLVENFGPGAVDRMGFTWERIQEINPRIVYASIKGFGEGPYTNFKAYEVVAQAMGGSMSTTGFEDGPPLATGAQIGDSGTGVHAVAGILAALFQREHTGRGQRVNVAMQHAVLNLCRVKLRDQQRLAHGPLAEYPNDDFGDEVPRGGNASGGGQPGWAVRCAPGGPNDYVYVIVQPVGWRPVTALMGRPELADDPEWATPEARLPKLGKMFQLIEEWTATLPKWEVLERLNAHNIPCGPILSTREIVEDASLAANGMVVEVPHPERGSFTTVGSPLKLSDSPVEVVTSPLLGEHNAEVYGGELGLSEEDLRLLKTDGVI is encoded by the coding sequence ATGACCTCGGCTCTCGATGACCCGGCGGGCCCGAAGGCGCTCTCCGGCGTCCGCGTCCTGGACATGACGCACGTTCAGTCGGGCCCGTCCGCGACCCAGTTGCTGGGCTGGCTCGGCGCCGACGTGGTGAAGCTGGAGTCGCCGTCCGGCGACATCACCCGCAAGCAGCTGCGCGACCTGCCCGATGTCGACTCGCTCTACTTCACGATGCTCAACTGCAACAAGCGGTCCATCACCCTCAACACCAAGACGGAGCGCGGAAGTGAGATCCTCACGGAACTCATCCGCCGTTCCGACGTGTTGGTGGAGAACTTCGGCCCCGGCGCCGTGGACCGGATGGGGTTCACCTGGGAGCGCATCCAGGAGATCAATCCGCGCATCGTGTACGCCTCCATCAAGGGGTTCGGGGAGGGCCCGTACACCAACTTCAAGGCGTACGAGGTCGTCGCCCAGGCCATGGGCGGCTCGATGTCCACGACCGGTTTCGAGGACGGTCCCCCGCTCGCGACCGGCGCCCAGATCGGTGACTCGGGCACCGGGGTGCACGCGGTCGCCGGCATTCTCGCCGCGCTCTTCCAGCGGGAGCACACCGGGCGCGGCCAGCGGGTCAATGTCGCCATGCAGCACGCCGTGCTCAATCTCTGCCGGGTGAAACTCCGTGACCAGCAGCGACTCGCCCACGGACCGCTCGCCGAGTACCCGAACGACGACTTCGGCGACGAGGTGCCGCGCGGTGGCAACGCGAGCGGCGGCGGGCAGCCCGGGTGGGCCGTGCGCTGCGCGCCCGGCGGGCCCAACGACTATGTGTACGTGATCGTGCAGCCGGTGGGCTGGCGGCCGGTCACCGCGCTGATGGGCCGTCCCGAGCTGGCGGACGACCCGGAGTGGGCCACGCCCGAGGCGCGGCTGCCGAAGCTGGGCAAGATGTTCCAGCTCATCGAGGAGTGGACGGCCACCCTGCCCAAGTGGGAGGTGCTGGAGCGGCTCAACGCCCACAACATCCCGTGCGGTCCGATCCTCTCCACCCGGGAGATCGTCGAGGACGCCTCGCTGGCCGCCAACGGGATGGTCGTCGAGGTCCCCCATCCCGAGCGCGGCTCCTTCACCACGGTGGGCTCCCCGCTCAAACTCTCCGACTCCCCCGTGGAGGTGGTCACCTCGCCGCTGCTGGGCGAGCACAACGCGGAGGTGTACGGCGGCGAACTCGGCCTGAGCGAAGAGGATCTGCGGCTTCTCAAGACGGACGGAGTCATCTGA
- a CDS encoding acetate--CoA ligase family protein produces the protein MNTTQDHQQESQQDGRQESGQDREAARAVRAVLDAALAEGRTSLTAPEGKAVTDAYGIPTPAEALAETADEAVALAARIGFPVAMKIVSPEITHKTDAGGVRISLTSAAEVRGAFAAIVTNARAYAPDARILGVQVQQMVPEGTEVLIGTVTDPTFGKIVAFGLGGVLVEVLKDVTFRLAPASADEALSMLDGIRAAEILRGVRGAPGVDRDALAGLIVRVSRLAADFPEIAEVDLNPVFASASGVMAADVRILLSTRPPLQRRTYTREEILVSMDRLMKPASVAVIGASNEQGKIGNSVMRNLIDGGFPGEIHPVNPKADDILGRKAYKSVLDVPGEPDVAVFAIPAKFVPAALEEVGRKGVPNAVLIPSGFAETGEHALQERIVEIAERYGVRLLGPNIYGYYSTWQDLCATFCTPYDVRGGVALTSQSGGIGMAILGFARSTGTGVSAIVGLGNKSDLDEDDLLTWFGEDPHTECVAMHLEDLKDGRAFVAAARATVPKKPVVVLKAGRTEAGARAAGSHTGALAGDDAVYDDILRQAGVIRAPGLNEMLEYARALPVLPTPRGDNVVIITGAGGSGVLLSDAIVDNGLSLMEIPPDLDRAFRAFIPPFGAAGNPVDITGGEPPSTYEATIRLGLEDPRIHALVLGYWHTIVTPPMVFAELTARVVAEFRERGIHKPVVASLAGDVEVEEACRYLFEHGVVAYPYTTERPVAVLGAKYAWARAAGLLGDRTVEEID, from the coding sequence GTGAACACCACGCAGGACCATCAGCAGGAGAGTCAGCAGGACGGTCGGCAGGAGAGCGGGCAGGACCGCGAGGCCGCGCGCGCGGTACGCGCCGTCCTCGACGCCGCGCTCGCCGAGGGACGCACCTCCCTCACCGCGCCCGAGGGCAAGGCCGTCACGGACGCGTACGGCATCCCCACTCCGGCCGAGGCGCTCGCCGAGACCGCCGACGAGGCGGTGGCGCTCGCCGCGCGGATCGGCTTCCCGGTCGCGATGAAGATCGTCTCGCCGGAGATCACGCACAAGACCGACGCGGGCGGTGTGCGGATCTCCCTCACCTCGGCCGCCGAGGTGCGCGGGGCCTTCGCCGCGATCGTCACCAACGCCCGCGCGTACGCGCCGGACGCCCGGATCCTCGGCGTACAGGTGCAGCAGATGGTGCCCGAGGGCACCGAGGTGCTGATCGGCACGGTCACGGACCCGACGTTCGGCAAGATCGTGGCCTTCGGTCTCGGCGGGGTGCTGGTGGAGGTCCTCAAGGACGTCACCTTCCGGCTCGCCCCGGCCTCCGCGGACGAGGCGCTGTCGATGCTCGACGGGATCCGCGCGGCGGAGATCCTGCGCGGGGTGCGCGGCGCCCCCGGCGTCGACCGGGACGCGCTCGCCGGGCTGATCGTGCGGGTGTCGCGGCTCGCGGCGGACTTCCCCGAGATCGCGGAGGTCGACCTCAATCCGGTGTTCGCCTCGGCGAGCGGGGTGATGGCCGCCGACGTGCGGATCCTGCTCTCCACGCGACCGCCGCTCCAGCGGCGCACGTACACCCGCGAGGAGATCCTCGTCTCGATGGACCGGCTGATGAAGCCCGCCTCGGTGGCGGTGATCGGCGCCTCCAACGAGCAGGGCAAGATCGGCAATTCGGTCATGCGGAATCTGATCGACGGCGGATTTCCCGGCGAGATCCATCCCGTGAACCCCAAGGCCGACGACATACTCGGCCGCAAGGCGTACAAGAGCGTGCTGGACGTTCCGGGCGAGCCCGATGTGGCGGTGTTCGCGATCCCGGCGAAGTTCGTTCCCGCGGCGCTGGAGGAGGTCGGCCGCAAGGGCGTGCCGAACGCCGTGCTGATCCCGTCCGGCTTCGCGGAGACCGGTGAACACGCCCTCCAGGAAAGGATCGTGGAGATCGCGGAGCGGTACGGGGTGCGGCTGCTCGGGCCGAACATCTACGGCTACTACTCCACCTGGCAGGACCTGTGCGCCACCTTCTGCACCCCGTACGACGTCAGGGGCGGGGTGGCGCTGACCTCGCAGTCCGGTGGCATCGGGATGGCGATCCTCGGCTTCGCGCGGTCGACCGGGACCGGGGTGTCCGCCATCGTCGGTCTCGGCAACAAGTCGGATCTGGACGAGGACGATCTGCTGACCTGGTTCGGCGAGGACCCGCACACCGAGTGTGTCGCCATGCACCTGGAGGACCTCAAGGACGGCCGCGCCTTCGTGGCGGCGGCGCGGGCCACCGTGCCGAAGAAGCCGGTGGTGGTCCTCAAGGCCGGGCGTACGGAGGCGGGTGCGAGGGCGGCCGGCTCGCACACGGGCGCGCTCGCCGGGGACGACGCGGTGTACGACGACATCCTGCGCCAGGCCGGGGTGATCCGGGCGCCGGGGCTGAACGAGATGCTGGAGTACGCGCGGGCGCTGCCGGTGCTCCCCACGCCGCGGGGCGACAACGTCGTCATCATCACGGGCGCGGGTGGCTCCGGGGTGCTGCTCTCGGACGCCATCGTCGACAACGGGCTCTCCCTGATGGAGATTCCGCCGGATCTGGACCGGGCGTTCCGCGCGTTCATCCCGCCCTTCGGCGCGGCGGGCAACCCGGTGGACATCACCGGCGGCGAGCCGCCGTCCACGTACGAGGCGACGATCCGGCTCGGTCTGGAGGATCCGCGGATCCACGCGCTGGTGCTGGGCTACTGGCACACCATCGTCACCCCGCCGATGGTGTTCGCCGAGCTGACGGCCCGGGTGGTGGCGGAGTTCCGGGAGCGCGGCATCCACAAGCCGGTCGTGGCGTCGCTCGCGGGCGATGTGGAGGTCGAGGAGGCGTGCCGGTACCTGTTCGAGCACGGGGTGGTGGCCTATCCATACACCACGGAGCGGCCCGTCGCCGTGCTGGGAGCCAAGTACGCGTGGGCCCGGGCGGCTGGGCTGCTGGGCGACCGGACTGTTGAGGAGATCGACTGA
- a CDS encoding OFA family MFS transporter: MTAEPLSGTSAPARPGADYREITDERGRVYRVGESDRQILGLPRWTMVALPWLAMLAISVFEYAFGAAEETLSRAHHWTSTNTFWVLSVWIFFQAAVSFPAGRLREKGILTSRSAMIIGSFCSLLGFLSLSHAPNFWLALAGFGLLGGVGSGLIYSTSVNMVGKWYPERRGGKTGFVNGAFAYGAVPFIFLFTYGFDTSNYHAVLDLVGVYVLALTLIAGLFFKDPPKNWWPAHVDPVSRTGNTKSAAALAKNPPAVRQFSPREALGTGTVPLMWLCMLCCAGVSIFGISFQVPFAKEMGFGPLIAASSMGVMSVINGTGRGVVGWLSDKLGRRATLTYVCLVLAVAQFGVLWAGEMRNQTLFLVFAFLSGFGGGAFYPLFAALVPDYFGENNNASNYGMVYSAKLVSGLFGGGIGAVVVASWGYAGAYTASGVVSLIAAGISLTLRQPGGPPHGV, from the coding sequence ATGACAGCGGAACCTCTCTCAGGTACGTCCGCGCCGGCTCGGCCCGGCGCGGACTACCGCGAGATCACCGACGAACGCGGCCGGGTCTACCGGGTCGGCGAGTCCGACCGGCAGATCCTCGGCCTCCCCCGCTGGACGATGGTGGCGCTGCCGTGGCTCGCCATGCTCGCCATCAGTGTGTTCGAGTACGCCTTCGGAGCCGCCGAGGAGACGCTCTCCCGAGCGCACCACTGGACCTCGACCAACACCTTCTGGGTGCTCAGTGTCTGGATCTTCTTCCAGGCCGCTGTCTCCTTCCCCGCCGGCCGGCTGCGCGAGAAGGGCATCCTGACCAGCAGATCCGCCATGATCATCGGTTCGTTCTGCTCACTGCTCGGCTTCCTCAGTCTGAGTCACGCGCCGAACTTCTGGCTCGCCCTGGCCGGCTTCGGCCTGCTCGGCGGGGTCGGCTCGGGGCTGATCTACTCGACCAGTGTGAACATGGTCGGCAAGTGGTATCCGGAGCGCAGAGGCGGCAAGACCGGGTTCGTCAACGGCGCCTTCGCCTACGGTGCGGTTCCGTTCATCTTTCTGTTCACCTACGGCTTCGACACCTCGAACTACCACGCGGTGCTCGACCTCGTCGGTGTGTACGTCCTGGCCCTGACCCTGATAGCCGGGCTGTTCTTCAAGGACCCGCCGAAGAACTGGTGGCCCGCGCACGTCGATCCGGTCAGCCGTACGGGCAACACCAAGTCCGCCGCCGCACTGGCCAAGAACCCTCCGGCGGTACGGCAGTTCAGCCCGAGGGAGGCGTTAGGGACCGGCACCGTCCCGTTGATGTGGCTGTGCATGCTGTGCTGCGCGGGCGTCTCCATCTTCGGGATCTCGTTCCAGGTGCCCTTCGCGAAGGAGATGGGGTTCGGTCCGCTGATCGCGGCCTCGTCGATGGGTGTGATGTCGGTGATCAACGGCACCGGGCGCGGGGTGGTGGGCTGGCTCTCGGACAAGCTGGGCCGGCGCGCCACTCTCACCTACGTCTGTCTGGTGCTGGCCGTGGCGCAGTTCGGTGTGCTGTGGGCCGGGGAGATGCGCAACCAGACGCTGTTCCTGGTCTTCGCCTTCCTCTCCGGCTTCGGCGGCGGCGCGTTCTATCCGCTGTTCGCCGCGCTCGTACCGGACTACTTCGGTGAGAACAACAACGCCTCGAACTACGGCATGGTGTACAGCGCGAAGCTGGTCAGCGGATTGTTCGGCGGCGGGATCGGCGCGGTGGTGGTGGCGTCGTGGGGGTACGCGGGGGCGTACACGGCATCCGGTGTGGTGTCGCTGATCGCCGCCGGGATCTCGCTGACGCTGCGGCAGCCGGGCGGCCCGCCGCACGGCGTGTGA
- a CDS encoding sugar phosphate isomerase/epimerase family protein, which produces MSRKKSADPELAHQLSRRGMLGVAAGVSAAALLGASAVPAAAQGAQSGHGHGHGPGTGTGPGKGQPVLTPGRLGVQLYSLRDKVSTLGFAKVFDELERFGYDEIEYAGYTQGEAGAITLPQLKRLARDHGLKGIGSHVNYYDDNNPGAYSFAQNLTKVLDDAQALGLEHVGTASGPFRYGSTVDAWKRAAADFNTYGAAAKRRGMKFYQHNHAEEFSFATDKPNVRLYDVLLAETDPNLVYLEMDIYWAFAGQFRFSRTVEGRPAPFDPLSYVLKQPHRYPLFHVKDGIEDIAARDGYRMVDVGDGDIDYKRFISAVNKTRDGRRAHHWQVEHDQPVDSLAFARKSAAHLHSLREKC; this is translated from the coding sequence ATGAGCCGCAAGAAGTCAGCCGACCCCGAACTCGCGCACCAGCTCAGCAGGCGCGGCATGCTCGGTGTGGCCGCCGGTGTCTCCGCCGCCGCCCTGCTGGGCGCCTCGGCCGTCCCCGCGGCGGCCCAGGGCGCGCAGTCCGGCCACGGCCACGGACACGGCCCCGGCACCGGCACCGGTCCCGGCAAGGGACAGCCCGTCCTGACCCCGGGCCGGCTCGGGGTCCAGCTCTACTCCCTGCGCGACAAGGTCTCCACCCTCGGCTTCGCCAAGGTCTTCGACGAGCTGGAGCGCTTCGGCTACGACGAGATCGAGTACGCGGGCTACACCCAGGGCGAGGCCGGAGCGATCACACTGCCGCAGCTCAAGCGGCTGGCCAGGGACCACGGCCTCAAGGGCATCGGCAGCCACGTCAACTACTACGACGACAACAACCCCGGCGCCTACAGCTTCGCGCAGAACCTCACCAAGGTCCTGGACGACGCCCAGGCGCTCGGCCTCGAACACGTCGGCACGGCCTCCGGACCGTTCCGCTACGGATCGACCGTGGACGCCTGGAAGCGGGCCGCCGCGGACTTCAACACCTACGGCGCCGCGGCCAAGCGGCGCGGCATGAAGTTCTACCAGCACAACCACGCGGAGGAGTTCTCCTTCGCCACCGACAAGCCGAACGTCCGCCTCTACGACGTGCTGCTCGCCGAGACCGATCCGAACCTGGTCTATCTGGAGATGGACATCTACTGGGCGTTCGCCGGCCAGTTCCGCTTCAGCAGGACCGTCGAGGGCCGGCCCGCCCCCTTCGACCCGCTGAGCTACGTCCTGAAGCAGCCCCACCGCTACCCGCTCTTCCACGTGAAGGACGGGATCGAGGACATCGCCGCCCGCGACGGCTACCGGATGGTGGACGTCGGGGACGGCGACATCGACTACAAGCGCTTCATCTCGGCCGTGAACAAGACCCGCGACGGCCGCCGCGCACACCACTGGCAGGTCGAGCACGACCAGCCGGTGGACTCGCTCGCCTTCGCCCGGAAGTCGGCCGCGCATCTGCACTCCCTGCGCGAGAAGTGCTGA
- a CDS encoding nucleotide pyrophosphatase/phosphodiesterase family protein, whose protein sequence is MTESPSPTPLLVLDVVGLTPQLLRHMPRLKELAATGSRAPLTTVLPAVTCSAQSTFLTGTLPAEHGIVGNGWYFRELGDVLLWRQNNGLVAGDKLWDAARRVHPGYTVANVCWWYAMGADTDYTVTPRPVYYADGRKEPDCYTRPPELHDELTEELGTFPLFHFWGPGADLVSSQWIVDATRHIIRTRQPDLALCYLPHLDYDLQRFGPDDPRSHRAAADLDAVVAPLLDDAAAEGRTVVALSEYGITPVSRPVDINRALRRAGLLEVHTQDSMEYLDPMASRAFAVADHQLAHIYVRRPEDLEATREALAGLPGIDEILDDEGKKAHGLDHPRSGELVAVAEPDAWFTYYYWLDDDRAPDFAQLVEIHRKPGYDPVELFMDPLDPYVRLKAAKAIARKKLGMRYRLAVVPLDPSPIRGSHGRLPRSDDEGPLLICSTPRAVGDRVAATDVKSLLLQLAGLR, encoded by the coding sequence GTGACCGAGAGCCCGAGCCCCACGCCGCTGCTGGTCCTCGACGTGGTCGGCCTCACCCCCCAGCTGCTCCGCCACATGCCCCGTCTCAAGGAGCTGGCGGCCACCGGCTCCCGGGCCCCGCTGACCACGGTGCTGCCCGCCGTCACCTGTAGCGCCCAGTCCACCTTCCTCACCGGGACGCTCCCCGCCGAGCACGGCATCGTCGGCAACGGCTGGTACTTCCGTGAGCTGGGGGACGTACTGCTCTGGCGCCAGAACAACGGGCTGGTCGCGGGGGACAAGCTCTGGGACGCCGCCCGCCGCGTCCACCCCGGCTACACCGTCGCCAACGTCTGCTGGTGGTACGCGATGGGCGCGGACACCGACTACACCGTCACCCCGCGCCCCGTCTACTACGCGGACGGCCGCAAGGAACCCGACTGCTACACCCGGCCCCCCGAGCTGCACGACGAACTCACCGAGGAACTCGGCACCTTCCCCCTCTTCCACTTCTGGGGACCCGGCGCCGACCTCGTCTCCTCGCAGTGGATCGTGGACGCCACCCGGCACATCATCCGGACCCGGCAGCCCGATCTGGCCCTGTGCTACCTCCCGCATCTCGACTACGACCTCCAGCGCTTCGGCCCCGACGACCCGCGCTCCCACCGCGCGGCCGCCGACCTCGACGCCGTCGTCGCCCCGCTCCTCGACGACGCCGCCGCCGAGGGCCGTACCGTCGTCGCGCTCTCCGAGTACGGCATCACCCCGGTCTCCCGGCCCGTCGACATCAACCGCGCGCTGCGCAGGGCCGGGCTCCTGGAGGTGCACACCCAGGACTCCATGGAGTACCTCGACCCCATGGCCTCCCGTGCCTTCGCCGTCGCCGACCACCAGCTCGCGCACATCTACGTACGCCGCCCGGAGGATCTGGAGGCGACCCGCGAGGCGCTCGCGGGTCTCCCCGGGATCGACGAGATCCTGGACGACGAGGGCAAGAAGGCCCACGGACTCGACCACCCCCGCTCGGGCGAGCTGGTGGCCGTCGCCGAACCCGACGCGTGGTTCACGTACTACTACTGGCTGGACGACGACCGGGCGCCCGACTTCGCCCAACTGGTCGAGATCCACCGCAAACCCGGCTACGACCCCGTCGAGCTGTTCATGGACCCCCTCGACCCCTACGTACGGCTCAAGGCGGCCAAGGCCATCGCCCGCAAGAAGCTCGGCATGCGCTACCGCCTCGCCGTCGTCCCCCTGGACCCCTCGCCCATCCGGGGCAGCCACGGCCGCCTTCCGCGGAGCGACGACGAGGGTCCGCTCCTCATCTGTTCCACCCCCCGTGCCGTCGGTGACCGCGTGGCGGCCACCGATGTGAAGTCCCTGCTCCTCCAGCTCGCCGGACTGCGCTGA
- the eboE gene encoding metabolite traffic protein EboE — protein MRFRHPDGSTVHLAYCTNVHPAETLEGVLGQLRDHCEPVRRRLGRDRLGIGLWLAKDAAKALINDPVALRGLRAELDRRGLEVVTLNGFPYEGFGAEEVKYRVYKPDWADPERLAHTGDLARLLAALLPDDVTEGSVSTLPLGWRTAWDSTAADTARKALTTLAERLDALEELTGKSISIALEPEPGCTVETTADAIGPLTDLAARRIGVCVDTCHLATSFEDPATALDALAAAHLTIPKAQLSAALHAEQPHLPEVREALAAFAEPRFLHQTRARTAAGLLGTDDLDEALAGGALPDDTPWRSHFHVPLHAPPAPPLTSTLPVLRDALTRLVGGPAPLTRHLEVETYTWQALPAEQRPRSRGRLADGIAAELTLARDLLIDLGLKELP, from the coding sequence ATGCGCTTCCGCCACCCCGACGGCTCCACCGTCCACCTCGCGTACTGCACCAACGTCCACCCCGCCGAGACCCTCGAAGGGGTCCTCGGCCAACTGCGCGACCACTGCGAACCGGTCCGCAGACGCCTCGGCCGCGACCGGCTCGGCATCGGCCTCTGGCTCGCCAAGGACGCCGCGAAGGCCCTGATCAACGATCCGGTGGCGCTGCGCGGGCTGCGGGCGGAGCTGGACCGGCGCGGCCTGGAGGTCGTCACACTCAACGGCTTCCCCTACGAGGGATTCGGCGCCGAAGAGGTCAAGTACCGCGTGTACAAGCCGGACTGGGCCGACCCCGAGCGGCTCGCGCACACCGGCGATCTCGCCCGGCTGCTGGCCGCGCTGCTGCCCGACGACGTCACCGAGGGCTCCGTCTCCACCCTCCCGCTCGGCTGGCGCACCGCCTGGGACTCCACCGCGGCCGACACCGCCCGCAAGGCGCTGACCACCCTCGCCGAACGGCTCGACGCGCTGGAGGAGCTGACCGGCAAGTCCATCAGCATCGCCCTGGAGCCCGAGCCCGGCTGCACCGTCGAGACCACCGCCGACGCCATCGGCCCGCTGACCGACCTCGCCGCGCGGCGCATCGGCGTCTGCGTCGACACCTGCCATCTCGCCACCTCCTTCGAGGACCCCGCCACCGCCCTGGACGCGCTGGCCGCCGCCCACCTCACCATCCCCAAGGCCCAGCTCTCCGCCGCGCTGCACGCCGAACAGCCCCACCTGCCCGAGGTGCGCGAGGCGCTGGCCGCCTTCGCCGAACCCCGCTTCCTGCACCAGACCCGGGCCCGCACGGCCGCCGGGCTGCTCGGCACCGACGACCTGGACGAGGCCCTCGCCGGCGGCGCGCTGCCCGACGACACACCCTGGCGCTCCCACTTCCACGTCCCGCTGCACGCGCCGCCCGCCCCGCCGCTCACCTCCACCCTCCCCGTACTCCGGGACGCGCTGACCCGGCTCGTCGGCGGGCCGGCCCCGCTGACCCGCCATCTGGAGGTCGAGACCTACACCTGGCAGGCGCTCCCCGCCGAACAGCGCCCCCGCTCGCGCGGCCGGCTCGCCGACGGGATCGCCGCCGAACTGACCCTGGCCCGCGATCTGCTGATCGACCTCGGCCTGAAGGAGCTGCCGTGA